One part of the Nematostella vectensis chromosome 8, jaNemVect1.1, whole genome shotgun sequence genome encodes these proteins:
- the LOC5515217 gene encoding neuropeptide FF receptor 1 has product MATDEAMIVNSTMPTTTSASVVEAKEPLASTVIRLTLSCLVFLLNVIGNTMVCIVVKRNRKLRSFRNYYYGLFLVNLSVADLTVAIICMPFILLFYETAKYPFGFFGSTAVCKLIPTLSLMCQGASVFSLTSLTLQRFVGIVYPMKARLTLVKVKLVLALVWLLAFFNALPVLITQDSVKTPSYNQYSCDEVWSNEHLRQGYTLYLFISQYLLPLIIISVTYSKMAWVLCNRDKEFEGKKSHEKNAKVRHMKFIRLLIVLVVTFALCFLPNHVLFFWLENGSGGSFPYFLILMKYSHLCIWLNSFLNPYLYGALDECFGQGYKKVLRSCARFERKTKMTHSRITKQLSRMYSLKTVSTGDDDDDSDERT; this is encoded by the coding sequence ATGGCCACCGATGAAGCTATGATTGTAAACTCCACAATGCCTACGACAACCTCCGCAAGCGTAGTAGAGGCAAAGGAGCCTCTAGCATCTACGGTTATCCGCCTGACACTCTCATGTCTTGTGTTTCTCCTTAATGTTATCGGCAACACAATGGTCTGCATCGTCGTCAAGAGAAATCGCAAGTTGAGAAGTTTCAGAAACTACTATTACGGTCTTTTCCTAGTAAACCTTTCCGTCGCTGACCTAACCGTGGCTATCATCTGTATGCCGTTTATTCTGCTGTTCTACGAGACGGCAAAGTACCCGTTCGGGTTTTTTGGTTCCACCGCCGTATGCAAGTTGATTCCTACGCTTTCCCTGATGTGCCAAGGAGCTTCTGTGTTCAGCCTGACATCGTTGACTCTCCAGAGATTTGTTGGGATAGTGTATCCAATGAAGGCAAGACTGACCTTAGTTAAGGTCAAGCTAGTGCTTGCGTTAGTGTGGTTACTAGCGTTCTTCAATGCTCTTCCTGTATTAATCACTCAGGACAGTGTCAAGACGCCGAGTTATAATCAGTACAGCTGCGATGAGGTCTGGTCTAACGAGCACCTCCGACAAGGCTACACACTTTACCTTTTTATCAGCCAATACCTGCTTCCACTCATAATTATATCAGTTACTTACTCCAAAATGGCATGGGTTTTGTGCAACAGAGACAAGGAATTTGAAGGGAAGAAATCCCACGAGAAAAACGCCAAAGTTCGCCATATGAAATTTATTCGACTCCTAATCGTTCTTGTGGTTACATTTGCACTTTGTTTCCTTCCAAACCATGTACTGTTTTTCTGGTTGGAAAACGGTTCCGGTGGCTCGTTTCCGTATTTTCTGATTCTTATGAAGTACTCACACCTTTGCATTTGGCTCAACTCATTTCTGAATCCATATCTCTACGGTGCTTTGGATGAGTGTTTTGGTCAAGGATACAAGAAAGTATTACGCTCTTGTGCGAGATTTGAGCGTAAAACTAAAATGACACACTCACGAATCACAAAGCAGCTATCGCGAATGTACTCCCTTAAAACAGTATCAACTggggatgatgatgacgactcAGATGAGAGAACGTGA